The nucleotide window CGCACACAACGTCACTAACAAACTCCCACAGTGGTTTGCCAGGTCCATCAAGTGCCGCTGGGGAAAACAATGAcgtaatgtctttttttaacttgacGTTTAAACCTTGAACCTCTTGAGACTGAAATCTGATGAAAGAAATATTACCAAAAAGCTGAATGCCCTCCTCTACAGTGGTGAAAAGTTGGAAGATGTGAAGATAAACCTCCAGACCACTGAGACTCTCAGACCTGCAAAAATATAGAGATCAATATAATGGAACTTCACATAAATGTGGCTTTTTAAAGCTCTTGCCAGAAGACAGGTCTGTTACTGCATAGTGAAATCATTAACATGctccaaataaaaatgagcttttttcttaaatacagcTTTTGTAACACTTTTGGCATTTATTCATTAGTAGTTGGCTGTGAAGAAGgataaaaagagaaaggaaagacaTGCAGTGAAGCTCAAACTGTCAAATCAAGGGATTTAATATGCATTTGAACCAGTCTAGTTCAGGCTGAAAACACAACTTCAAATAAAGATAAAGTTAGTAAgtacaaaacataattttaaaataatggttTAATTgattcaaagagaaaaaaaacaacaaaataaacttgattcTAACTGAATCACTCCACACATCTCACTGCGCaaggaaattatttattctcctGCAATGCCACTTTCCATAGATCGTAGAGATATGTTTGACATACTCTTCTTCATCCACATTCATTAACATTTTAgatggattatttatttattaatttatttggcaTGGGCAATGCACAACAattaacatttctgtaaatatctGTTGACCCTGGACAACGTTcctgttgatttttatatttaaaaattgaggAAAAATACAGCtgagtaaaagaaaacttttaaatgcaCCCAGTTAATGTTAATAAGAGGTGAAATATCCATCCAGTGTTGAAACCTATCTCAATGTCTTTAAAAGAGCCAAATTATTAATATATCCATGACCATAACCAGAGCATGCAATGTCTAAACAGCATTGTGTGTGTATTAATCAATGTGGCCCGAATACTACAAGGTTCAAATGGAGTCAGGTAGTGACCTGAtcctgtttgtcatttttacagCTGTTCCCAACAGCTGGTAAGTTGGCCGGAAGTTGACAAGGAAGGGAGTACGACCCAAACTTTTAGGATTGTTCCTGCCCTAAAGACGTTACATGCCAGCATTTTCACAGCCACTGCTtctcttctctttatttttgctatatatttaaaaggtaaagttaatatttttctatgGAACCTTTCTAAGTCCAAATacagaaatggaaaagttaGCAACACAATGAAAGGCATCGGCTCTGTCAGGAACGGGTGCAAAACTTGGACACCACTCCTTTCCTACCTGAGCTGCTTTGCTGCCTCAAGGAGACACAAGCTCAAATCCAGATCGGTATCCCCATCTCGCTCCTTCTCATCATTCGGCTGAGATCTGATCCAGCACTTCATTAATTCTTCATCAAGGTCAAACAGTTTGTCGATCAGCTCTCCCACCTTCTCAAGTAGATCAGCTGGATAACGCATATGAGGATAAATTAGAAAGCAGGCAACAGATATGTAAAGTCaaagagaaaaacttcaaaatcaCAGTGCTGCAAGAAAAtgtaagtttctttttcttttaacaaatacaaGTAATCAGCAAATAAATAGAAAGCATAACATGAAAGTACTGTTAGTAGAACTGCTCATGATGAAACAGAGGCTGGAGCACACGGATGTCTGCTGTCGTATTCGCTCAAGCCACAGGGAACAGAAGTCTTTTTGAGACAAACAGGTCAACAGCAGTCTGCAAACATAAAGAGAGGAATTAATGTCACTCTCTTAGTCCCTGATTTTCATTAGTGAGTGAAGATTAAAATCATACCTGCTGGTTTCTAGAATCGTTGGGGGATCAGCATCTCCCAGAAGAAGCAACAGCACAGCACTGTGGTCACACCACAGAGTTGCATTAGATATCAGAAACATAGCAGGAGCAATGTGTTTATTAAACAATTGGAGGTCTTAGTTACCACTCACCCCAAATCCTCATTTTGGCTGAGAGTTGCacatgtgtctggaaaacacgCAATATTTCCAAGGATTCCTACACAAATTTcctagagaaagaaaaaaattatagacATAATTGTTCTAATTATctaaaaaagttgaaataaaaatattattcatagTACTAGTATTACAGGAACATTTATTGATGATTTAAGATTGAAATCTGGTATGAATGAAAAGTATTTCACTCACTGTAAGACGTGGGCAGCGAGATTTGGCTATGACTCCAAGAAGGATATCAGCAGCTTTGAATTCTTGTAGGAAACCCGCCACGTCCTGCATGCATTAGGGTCATAAGCAGCAAATATTAAAGCTGGATTATTGTTACATCATGCCTATAAATTCAACAGCTAAATACACTGTAAGAGCAGATCTGCAAACTCCAGTTTAATTCCACATTTCCTGTTGTAAAtcttctttaattttaatatcCACAATCTTTACAACAGATCTACATTTTAGGCACAAATGAATTGAGATGTTTACAATTAActttataaatgcatttaagctttttttaagtttaatgtgCAGCAGAATATGGCTATTCAAGTAAGGTAGATACTGCACCTTATCCATGGCCATATCCCAAATTCTGCAAAGatcttcttcctcatcatcaGAGAGCTGCATCTGATCTTCTGAGTTCTCTTCTGAATGCTCTGTAACCATCTTCAAAACAGTGTGAGTTTACAGAGATTTAAATATTAGGAGCAGTGCATAAAAAGAAAGGATGCTCAAAGTAACTTCAAAGtgggtgcaaaaaaaaaaagggaatggCCTACAATGAAGTTTTGTTGctacaaaagaaaattctaTTTTGTATGTTCCAAATGCAACTTTAGCTTAGATTATGTTGGTCTAAACTTCAGACACACTAAAAGTTAGTGATTAAGAAACAGGATTTAGCAAGGCAGTCCACCTACCTGAATGAGTCGAGTCAGCGTGCTGAAAAGCCAGTGCTTGCTGTAAGCAGTGTCTCCGATGGCATCCAGATCTTCTCTCTCGTCTCCATTAGCTTGGTCCCGGGGTGGCGACGGGTTACGATCCATATGAGGAGACTGGAGTCCGGCTGGAGGCGACGATCTCTCATTTTCTTCCGGCTCAGCACCATCAACACCGCTGTCTTAAGGAATAAACAGAGACGCTTAATATAAATCAGTCTTTCAACATGAATGAACCTTGCTAATGCGGACTTAAAAGATCATTGCCGTAGCAGAAAAGCACGAATGTTTAAGGAATATTATATAGACTTTCCTTCAGTATTAAGCtattattttaatgataaagtacaaataaattagtttctaaaatgtttacgtgataaacagtaaaacagatCCACCAAAAATATTCCTGCAATAAATATTACCTTAATGAAAGTTATTGTATCAGTTTCAGAGCTCTTTTCCTGTTAGTTTTGTTAGAAAAGTATATCGTTAAACCCATAAATATATCGTCGATTAGAAAAATCCAATGTTAGATACCTATAAACCACGTGACGTTAGCTACGTAAGCCTCAGAAACTATTCACATTTAGTAGACATATTTAAGCTAGTTGCCGTCGTAAGTCCCTCCTACAGGCAGTAGCTTAACATTAAGTGTCAAATATAAACATGATATGTTTAAACTTACCCATGGGGACCGTTCTGAGCAAAGAGATATGGTTATTAACGTTACATTAAAGttttagaagattttaaattgcaGCACCGCTCAATTTCAGTCTCCATGAATGATGGTCACATTGGCTGCGCATGCGCGACTGATCTTGTTGTGGTTGAGAacttgaatgaaaaacagataTCGCCCCCTGTAGGTAGAAAGCGAAAGTGTCAGGTCCTCCTCAGGTCTTACTCAAGTCTTCTTATTATTTAAGCAGTACTGCTGACCTCTGAATAATGCAATGAATTACATGAAATGGCAACATATAGGAAACTGTCATAACTGAAGTTAAAAGTCCAAACATAAGTGTAATGACACAAACTGTTCAGCCTGTTTGATAGGAGTTcagacatattttatgtttccaaCCTCTTTTAGAAATAGAAATGTGTTGTCCATTCTGTCTGTGGACATGAATATCTCTTTTTACTAACTCACTCTGTTTAGtgattaacaacaaaaacagcatttacaTGGTAGTAGAAAGTTAATAAGACATTCAGAATAAATTTGATAATGCAAGATGTTCTCACCTCATCCTTCATTGtcactctttgtgtttttgttgaacaCGTTTAGTTGACCCAATGTGAAATTGATCTTTGGATTAAGCATTGTGAGTTGCAGCCTGTGTTCACTTCTGGATAGAAAGTGGAAGTTCACATGTTGAATAAGGGTTAAGCAAACTGTATGAGCTTTGCAGCAGCAAAACTTATGGTTTAGGTATTAGGTAGGTATTACCTGAGTTGTTTTAGGGATTATTCAGATGAAGCACTTTGGTTATGCTTGGATAACACAACCTTACATCCAGCGCTTGCAGTCAACTCCactaaaatgtgtcaaatattGTCCTACTTTATGCAATTATTGAAGAAAATAAGCCACACTGAACTtcagtcaatgtttttttactgaagtaTCTGCATTTTAGTTGATTTAGACATTAGACATTAACTGACTGTAGCACCATATGCCTTCACAACTTCACAGTTTAGCTTTTGTTCTTTAATATATTATTGCTAATCTTGATAGATACtaataagataaaatattttccaccaGCTGAAATTAAACCACTGCAGCAGATGTCCACTGTATTGAGTTTTCTGGGCATCTCAGGCCGTGCTGCATTTTGACGCATGTTGCTTTATGGGAAACGATGACAAGTCCTGGAGGTTAAACAGTATTGTCAGCAATCATTACACAAATGTTGAAGTACTGCCTGTAATCCACGCTGTCTTGAGATAATTCAGAGTGTGCAACATCCTCCTTCAATCAACAGCAGAGTAATAACTACAGCACTTTCTCATTTCACAGCTGTCCCACTGTGGGAGTGGTTCAAAGCCCTGTTTGCACTTGGAGGAGCTTAAACCTGATGATATTTGAGAACAAACCAGCTagctttgtatttgtttttaaacataaagcCTTCCAACGTGAAAATAACTTAAGTTTAAAttgaaaagtaagaaaattttaaagagAACTTCCGACTTACTCCTATTATAGCTCAAGCCTGTCACTCTATAAGCATGGTCCCaatattctgcttttttgatttattatgatAATGCTTTACAATGTGTAGATATGAAAAGTTTATGCTTCCAGTTccatttttcagtcattttgtactCTTACTTTTGACaggagtttaaataaatattgtttagaaaatatttctgtattagttttctcttttggttttgtgttgttttctgttgtttgtatttgttttctttttttttagaattgtgtgtttttcactTGAAAGAatggaaagtttaaaaatgactaaaataaattacatttattcattcCAATGCAGCACACAGAAAAATGCAGTAAGATGAAAGAAAACGTTGAAATGCACGAGGAGGTaaacaaggaaaaacaaagttagtAAAGTACAGTGATTACATTGGAATAAGATCAATGCCAGATCTCATTCATGTAAACGTGACTGCAGAAAAGGAATTATGACAATCAAGGATGCAGCTCCGTCATTTCAGAAGTGCATCCTGGGCCATTTATAGTTCAACGCAATTAAGATAATGAAATGTGTGCCATAACTCGAAGAGAGCAAATATTAACTTTTGGGGACATACTTCTGTGTTATTTAACCATTTGTTCTTTCATTGAATGCACTGAGACAgatttttgtgacttttgtcaaaagaaataaaaaaaaccccacaatttTGGGAGTTTAACAAAAATGATCAGGATCAGGTTTTGtatcacaattttttatttcatcccttttcacttcctgtctaTCCAAGTAAACAAACTATTTTGTTACAATGGGCCTAAACCATTAACATATGCTGCTTTGAATCGCATAAAGCTTTCAGAAATGTAGGAAATAATCATAAACAATTATTATCTTCTGATAACTTTGAATTATGTTCTCCATAAATTTAGTTGTTTAATGAAATATGATGGGTGCTGCTCAATTCTCTCCTTCACTGTTTCATTGAATCTTACTTCGAAACAGGCTTGGAGTCTGAAAAATCTCTTTGAAAGTCTGCACATTTGAATATATACATACtttcaaattttgaaaaatgttaaataattttctataaCCTACGCATTGTTTATCATAAAGAAATGTGGCTACATAATTGAACATGACAACAACATCTATCATTATGAGGTCACTTAGAAGTATCTTTTTTGATCTATCCTGTTTTACGTGTCAACAGGTTAAATTTCTGTTCTGGCCTCAAAGTTTTTCATGCTAAAagttaattaactaattaactTCATTGTTAATAACCTTTGAATTTATCcaatttagtattttttctaagttgtgtttctgttgttatTTCCCTTTAATATTATTAACCTTGTAATGTAAGatacatttagaaaagaaacagaaagagtcAAAGAGATTTATTGGACTCCATCTCCgtttcaaaaatattcctaCATAAAGGGCAATTATATTTGTTCAATAAAGAGACGAGGAGGATATAAGAATAATTTATATTGGACTCTTGAAAGGCGTCAGACAATCATGCAAATGTTTGCCGTGACTTGGCAGTAAAACTTCATGTCCTTTTGGACAGAGGGTGTGAGCAAAGGAATTTTGCTGTCTCTATATAAATGGCAGCCAGGTACGATTGACCATTTCTACAGCTGGTGACAGCAAGCCCACAGTGGCAACCATGAGGTGGAGATCTGTGTTGTGGAGTTTCCTTGCTTTATCTATCACCACTTTCTCTGAGGTCCAAACCACACTGGGTAAGATTCCAACTTCACACACAAAGGAATGATTTTCTTCATGGTGAAGAAAATCACAGTGAAGATTTTCATGGATGTCTTattgatttctttgtttctactTTCAACTGAGTGCAGAGTTTCAAGATTTAATTAGAAATCCTCTTTTAGTTCACAACCATGTCAGCAGCATCTGCAGCACATGGGGCAGGGATCACTTCAAGACCTTCGATGGTGATGTGTACCAGTTTCCCGGCATGTGTGAATACAACCTGATCTCCAACTGCCACGACTCCTATCAGCTCTTCTCAGTGCACATAAGGAGAGCAGAAAAGGATGGAAACCCGACCATCAGCTACTTGGCAGTCACCATCAATGAACTTTTGTTTCACATCAGTAAAACCTGGGTCACTGTCAACTATGACAAGTGAGTACAATGAAGAGCTAAAGCTGAAAAAGCCGCAGCTATGTTGGCCtcacagtgaaaaacaaaaacaaatgtatattaaatgtatttttttttttgtttttgttttttttaccagagtCCCTCTACCTTATTACAAGGCAGGGGTGCAAGTGGAAAACAATGCTGCTTACATCAAGTTTCAGAGCAAAGTTGGGTTCACTGTCATGTGGAATAGAGAAGATGCTGTGATGGTAAAAACCTACCTTTCAAACAAATGAAGATTTATAATCAAATGTACTACTTTTCAATGATAGTCGGTGTTTCCTTTGAAAGGCAACTTATTAGGTTCAGTTATTCTGGATATTTTACATTCTATTGGCCATTTTGTTTTAGCACATTGATGatctattgtttttttgtttgcagtggtatttctggttaaaactaaaactaaaagatTTAGTTTTAGAACTCTTTTTTGTACATGTTTTAGGTGGAAATTGATACTGACTTTGCAAACCGAACTTGTGGACTTTGTGGAGACTTCAATGGTGTCCCAGTATACAATGAGTTCATTCACAATGGTATGTATAGGGTGACTTAGACCGAGTTGATTCTTTTAGATTCTGAATTATGAcaatctgatctgatctgatcgcTGACAGGTCGGAAAATCAGTCCCATTGAGTTTggcaacaaacacaaagcccACCACCCAAATGATGACTGCGAGGACCCTTATGAGGAGGATTTGGTGGACGTTGCGACTGTCTCAGATTCCTGCAAGAAATTTGTGAGTTTATTATTCAATGAATATATgcacatttacaacattttaataaggaCCCACAAGCTAACTTCactcctgtttttctcttttcttttctctacagctaactttctgtgaaaacatgtttttgtcagaGTCCTGGAGCTCATGCGCTAAACTGATTCACCCTGAAGTTTACATCCAGGCCTGTGTAAAGGACATGTGTGGCTGCAGTAACAATACCAATGACTTCTGTGTCTGCAGCACGCTGTCTGAGTTTTCTCGACAGTGTTCCCATGCAGGAGGACAGCCTCCCAACTGGAGGAAAACTCAGTTCTGTGGTAAgagttttattctttctgtaGCTTACGGGCATGATGTGGCGAGATTCTGTCAACTGAAATTATCAGAgtaagaaataaacaaaaaatttcagttaaaaactttgtgaaacaaaaacatgtttttgtttcacaaaaatatgacattttgcagaaaatgcaaaatgtcaTATTCAGGCAGGTCAATCACAATGTTGTAGAgacatttttttgcattacGTTGCCATTAGTTCATTTACAGTTCctaatgttagaaaaataataGCTTTAGATGCactttttccataaaaacacataaattaatAGCTTTCTTCACCTATCTTAATTCTCACAACTTATTGTCACAGCCAAAGAATGCCCTTACAACATGGTGTATGAAGAAAGTGGTTCCCCTTGCATGGATACTTGCACACATCAGGACACAAGTTCACTCTGTGAGGACCACAAAACGGACGGCTGCTTCTGTCCTTCTGGTTAGTTCATAtaacattttagattaattgaTTGGtctagattttttaaataaaattccactgaaataaaaaaaatgcctttcCTCAGGAACGGTGTTTGATGATATTTCTGAGAGAGGCTGTATTCCTCAGTCTGAATGTCAGTGCAAACATGACAAAATCTACAACTCTGGAGAGGTTTACCGACAGGATCAAGAGGAATGGTATGTCAGATGCTTAGTCATGTATACAAAATGTGTAAAGTAAAGTCTTTTATGttaactataaatatatattttattttagcacatGCTTTAAGGGAATGTGGGATTGCATCACTCTAGAAACACCGGCTACATGCGCAATTGAACAAGGTTCATATTTCACTACTTTTGATGGGAAAACTTACA belongs to Gambusia affinis linkage group LG08, SWU_Gaff_1.0, whole genome shotgun sequence and includes:
- the saal1 gene encoding protein saal1 isoform X1, with protein sequence MDSGVDGAEPEENERSSPPAGLQSPHMDRNPSPPRDQANGDEREDLDAIGDTAYSKHWLFSTLTRLIQMVTEHSEENSEDQMQLSDDEEEDLCRIWDMAMDKDVAGFLQEFKAADILLGVIAKSRCPRLTEICVGILGNIACFPDTCATLSQNEDLGAVLLLLLGDADPPTILETSRLLLTCLSQKDFCSLWLERIRQQTSVCSSLCFIMSSSTNTDLLEKVGELIDKLFDLDEELMKCWIRSQPNDEKERDGDTDLDLSLCLLEAAKQLRSESLSGLEVYLHIFQLFTTVEEGIQLFAALDGPGKPLWEFVSDVVCEDFCQPNDLPVVLYEQKSILIQALSVLQALYRCQDLWCSRNDTSLSLIGSVFRVCQHQSESKREHSNKDKAKDDQLMSVSLAEITSEFLADICLNITKDTVADLIKNDDLTQKTCQAAAACLLPNFKTSFQHLQDALSEADPQLADMMRTQFPV
- the saal1 gene encoding protein saal1 isoform X2, translating into MDRNPSPPRDQANGDEREDLDAIGDTAYSKHWLFSTLTRLIQMVTEHSEENSEDQMQLSDDEEEDLCRIWDMAMDKDVAGFLQEFKAADILLGVIAKSRCPRLTEICVGILGNIACFPDTCATLSQNEDLGAVLLLLLGDADPPTILETSRLLLTCLSQKDFCSLWLERIRQQTSVCSSLCFIMSSSTNTDLLEKVGELIDKLFDLDEELMKCWIRSQPNDEKERDGDTDLDLSLCLLEAAKQLRSESLSGLEVYLHIFQLFTTVEEGIQLFAALDGPGKPLWEFVSDVVCEDFCQPNDLPVVLYEQKSILIQALSVLQALYRCQDLWCSRNDTSLSLIGSVFRVCQHQSESKREHSNKDKAKDDQLMSVSLAEITSEFLADICLNITKDTVADLIKNDDLTQKTCQAAAACLLPNFKTSFQHLQDALSEADPQLADMMRTQFPV